The genomic DNA TGCACGAGCTTGTCACCGCCGAGCGTGACGCCGGGAGTATGGCGTGAGAGATCACTGGACGGCCAGGAGGCAGAGGTCGTCCTCCCGTTTGGCTGGTTCGGCGACGCGGGTGAGGATCCGGTCACAGAGGTCGGTGAGGCTGTCGCACCCGAGTGGGCTGTGGTCGGCGACGACGCCGGCCAGGGTCGAGCCGGTTGGTGATCGAGGAGATGCGCCGGCGTTCGACGAGCCCGTCGGCCGAGGAACGGGCTGTGCACGTCGTCGAGGTAGGTCGATTGATTCCATCAGGGTCGGTCGGTGGCCAGCCGCCGGTGGAGGTGGTGGACAGAGATGACCGGCTTGGTCAGTCGCGTCGGACCGCGACGCCCTCGTAGCCGAACCCGATGATCTCCGGGCCGATCCGGTAGTTGTCGAGGCTCTCCAACGTCAGCCCGGCCTTCGTGACGAGCTCGTCGATGGGGCGGTCGAGGTGGCAGCCGCCGAACAGCCGGCCCCACGCCGGGGTGAGCCGTGTCTGCCAGCGGGCGACCCGCGCCCGCGGGGACCGGCCGTGCTCGGTGAAATGCAGTGTCCCCTGGGGCCGCAGGACGCGATGGACCTCCCGCAGCGCCCGGTCGACGTCGGGGATCGTGCACAGCGTCCAGGTGACCAGCACGTGGTCGACCGAGGCGTCGGCC from Parafrankia irregularis includes the following:
- a CDS encoding class I SAM-dependent methyltransferase; the encoded protein is MGFYDDQVLPRIIDVVLGRMVDPARARAAAGLSGEVLEIGFGSGRNLPHLPAQVTRLLAVEPAATGQRLAQRRIATTAVPVEFVGRDGQRLDLADASVDHVLVTWTLCTIPDVDRALREVHRVLRPQGTLHFTEHGRSPRARVARWQTRLTPAWGRLFGGCHLDRPIDELVTKAGLTLESLDNYRIGPEIIGFGYEGVAVRRD